A single genomic interval of Sulfitobacter pacificus harbors:
- a CDS encoding ABC transporter substrate-binding protein, which produces MALRRNFYKTVTVAAAVAASAVLSLPAAATEISGGTVKIGVLNDQSGPYVDLAGPGSVLAAQMAVDDFGGEVLGAPIEILSADHQNKPDVGSSIVRRWFDADGVDAVADVPTSSVALAVQELVRSSNKVFLISGAASETLTGTACSPNSIQTADDTYALTHGTVEAAVSAGAKKWFFITADYSFGHTIENAARTIIEANGGEVVGSVSHPQNTTDFAQYILQAQASGAQAIGLANAGNDTVGTILQAAEFGVVDGGQQLVGMIMFSSDIKSLGLEAAQGLLLTEGFYWGMSPEAQKFSDRFIEQFKLMPTREQATTYATVTHYLKAIQAAGTDDSEAVMAKMKEMPVTYFGQTGTIREDGRFLHDLTLYEVKSPKDSKNEWDFYNKVADIPADVAFKPMSEGGCPFISK; this is translated from the coding sequence ATGGCACTTCGAAGAAATTTTTATAAAACCGTCACGGTTGCTGCTGCGGTTGCGGCTTCGGCTGTACTTTCCCTACCGGCTGCCGCCACCGAGATCAGTGGCGGAACGGTGAAGATCGGCGTTCTGAACGATCAGTCTGGTCCGTATGTGGACCTTGCAGGTCCGGGCTCGGTTCTTGCCGCCCAAATGGCCGTGGACGATTTTGGCGGAGAGGTTCTTGGCGCCCCGATCGAGATTCTGAGCGCCGATCACCAAAACAAGCCTGACGTCGGATCGTCCATCGTTCGCAGATGGTTCGATGCCGATGGCGTTGACGCGGTTGCCGACGTGCCTACTTCATCGGTGGCATTGGCCGTTCAGGAGCTTGTGCGCAGCTCAAACAAGGTATTCCTTATATCGGGCGCCGCGTCTGAGACCTTAACCGGGACCGCATGTTCCCCAAACTCAATCCAGACTGCCGACGACACCTATGCGCTCACGCATGGGACAGTTGAAGCCGCAGTTAGTGCGGGTGCAAAAAAATGGTTCTTCATTACGGCCGATTACTCTTTCGGCCACACAATTGAGAACGCGGCCAGGACGATCATCGAGGCCAATGGTGGTGAGGTGGTTGGAAGTGTAAGCCACCCTCAGAATACAACGGACTTTGCCCAATACATACTTCAGGCTCAGGCCTCGGGTGCGCAGGCGATCGGGCTGGCCAATGCCGGTAATGATACGGTCGGCACAATCCTGCAGGCGGCGGAATTTGGTGTCGTGGACGGCGGCCAACAGCTCGTCGGTATGATCATGTTCAGCTCGGACATCAAATCTCTTGGGCTTGAGGCAGCGCAGGGCTTGCTTCTGACCGAAGGGTTTTACTGGGGCATGAGCCCGGAAGCTCAGAAATTTTCTGACCGCTTCATTGAGCAGTTCAAGTTGATGCCCACGCGCGAACAGGCGACGACTTACGCGACGGTCACGCACTATCTGAAAGCGATCCAGGCCGCTGGCACGGATGACTCGGAAGCCGTTATGGCCAAGATGAAAGAAATGCCTGTGACTTACTTTGGTCAGACCGGAACGATCAGAGAAGATGGTCGATTCCTGCATGATTTGACGCTCTACGAGGTCAAGTCTCCGAAGGATTCAAAGAACGAATGGGACTTCTATAACAAAGTTGCGGATATCCCTGCCGACGTCGCCTTCAAGCCAATGTCTGAAGGTGGCTGCCCGTTCATTTCGAAATGA
- a CDS encoding NAD-dependent succinate-semialdehyde dehydrogenase: MQNYQDTKLFVNGEWRDAIAKETIPVSDPATEEVIGQVAHARSADLDLALEAAEKGFQVWRSISPFDRSKLMRKAADLLRERADKIAVLMTREQGKPLAQSKMEVVGAADTIDWFAEESRRTYGQIIPARSSSIQQMAIKMPVGPVAAFTPWNFPINQIVRKLSAALSAGCSIIVKAPEETPASPAELIRAFADAGIPAGVINLVYGIPAEISEYLIPHRIIRKISFTGSTPVGKHLAALCGKHMKRATMELGGHAPVIICNDADLEKAIEVTSLAKFRNAGQVCVAPTRFLLQDEIADKFIDGFVKAARTIKVGNGLEEGITMGPLANARRITTMEEMIQEAIVAGAELKTGGKRIGNKGHFFEPTVLADVPTSAEIMNDEPFGPVAIVNRFSHFDDAIAEANRLPLGLASYAFTSSVQTAHALSKNVEAGMLTINHNGLAIPEVPFGGIKDSGYGTEGGSEAVQAYLDTRFVSQMN, encoded by the coding sequence ATGCAAAACTATCAAGACACAAAACTTTTCGTTAACGGTGAATGGCGTGACGCGATAGCCAAGGAAACAATTCCAGTATCCGATCCGGCGACCGAAGAAGTGATCGGCCAAGTTGCGCACGCCCGCAGTGCCGACCTTGATCTCGCGCTTGAAGCTGCAGAAAAGGGCTTCCAAGTCTGGCGCAGCATTTCCCCCTTCGATCGGTCAAAACTTATGCGCAAGGCCGCTGATCTACTGCGTGAGCGTGCAGATAAGATTGCGGTCCTGATGACCCGCGAACAGGGCAAGCCGCTTGCCCAGTCGAAGATGGAAGTCGTCGGCGCTGCCGACACGATCGATTGGTTCGCAGAAGAGTCCCGCCGCACCTACGGCCAGATCATTCCGGCCCGCTCTAGCAGCATTCAGCAAATGGCGATTAAGATGCCGGTCGGCCCAGTCGCTGCATTCACGCCATGGAATTTCCCGATAAACCAGATTGTCCGCAAGCTTTCGGCCGCCCTGTCGGCAGGCTGTTCGATCATCGTCAAGGCGCCGGAAGAAACCCCAGCTTCGCCCGCCGAACTCATCCGCGCATTCGCCGATGCGGGCATTCCGGCAGGCGTCATTAATCTGGTTTATGGCATTCCGGCCGAAATTTCCGAGTACCTGATCCCGCATCGGATTATCCGCAAGATCTCCTTCACCGGCTCCACCCCCGTCGGCAAGCATCTGGCAGCCCTCTGTGGCAAGCACATGAAGCGCGCCACGATGGAGCTGGGCGGCCACGCGCCAGTCATTATCTGCAACGACGCCGATCTCGAGAAAGCGATCGAGGTCACGTCACTAGCGAAGTTCCGCAATGCGGGCCAAGTTTGCGTCGCGCCAACACGCTTTCTCTTGCAAGACGAAATTGCCGACAAGTTCATTGACGGCTTTGTCAAGGCAGCCCGAACGATCAAGGTCGGCAATGGACTGGAAGAGGGCATAACCATGGGACCGCTCGCCAATGCTCGCCGTATCACAACCATGGAAGAGATGATCCAAGAAGCCATCGTAGCCGGCGCGGAACTCAAAACCGGAGGTAAGCGCATAGGCAACAAAGGCCACTTCTTCGAACCGACAGTTCTGGCCGATGTTCCGACCTCGGCCGAAATCATGAACGACGAACCCTTCGGCCCAGTCGCTATAGTCAATCGGTTCTCACATTTCGACGATGCAATTGCTGAAGCAAACCGCCTACCGCTAGGCCTCGCATCCTACGCCTTTACCAGTTCAGTGCAGACTGCCCATGCACTCAGCAAGAACGTCGAAGCTGGAATGCTGACCATCAACCACAATGGTCTTGCGATACCCGAAGTGCCGTTCGGCGGCATCAAAGATTCTGGCTACGGCACCGAAGGCGGGTCAGAAGCGGTTCAGGCCTATCTTGATACCCGTTTCGTCAGCCAGATGAATTGA
- a CDS encoding IS6 family transposase — protein sequence MRARSARIQSCRSLTSGLAYAVWAYHRFALSTADVEDLLAERDVTVSRETVRKWVNRFGRHFADCIKRDRPTAADKWHLDEVVVPINGVKQWLWRAVDANGDVLDILVQPRRNAKAAKRFLARLIARFGKPRVVVTDKLRSYIKPIRALAPEADHRAHKGLNNRIEGSHRPTRKREKVMGRFKSIRQTQRFLVAHDQINTMFRPRRYRLSTVSYRHARSDAFNLWHGYALEMTA from the coding sequence ATCCGGGCCCGCTCGGCCCGCATCCAGTCGTGCAGATCATTGACCAGCGGCCTGGCCTATGCCGTATGGGCCTATCATCGCTTCGCGCTCAGCACGGCGGACGTCGAGGATCTGCTGGCTGAACGCGATGTAACCGTCAGCCGGGAAACCGTGCGCAAATGGGTGAATCGATTTGGCCGGCATTTCGCCGATTGCATCAAGCGTGACCGCCCCACCGCTGCAGACAAATGGCACCTAGACGAAGTCGTCGTTCCGATCAACGGCGTGAAGCAGTGGCTGTGGCGAGCGGTGGATGCGAACGGGGACGTGCTGGATATCCTTGTGCAGCCGCGCCGAAATGCCAAAGCCGCCAAGCGTTTCCTTGCTCGGTTGATTGCCCGGTTTGGCAAGCCTCGTGTCGTCGTGACTGACAAATTGCGCAGTTACATCAAACCGATCCGGGCTCTTGCGCCTGAAGCTGATCATCGGGCACACAAAGGGCTCAACAATCGCATCGAGGGTTCGCATCGGCCGACCCGCAAACGGGAGAAGGTCATGGGCCGGTTCAAATCGATCCGACAGACGCAAAGGTTCCTCGTGGCCCACGATCAAATCAACACGATGTTCAGACCCCGCCGCTACCGCCTCTCAACCGTCTCATACCGCCACGCAAGGTCCGATGCCTTCAACCTGTGGCACGGGTATGCGCTTGAAATGACCGCCTGA
- a CDS encoding acyl-CoA carboxylase subunit beta, with protein MNKSTSPIAPAKTQSMQDLIAEHSAWTAKAVSSGGEERIARQHALGKLTVRERIDYLLDDGSFREYGRFASHYTSEIPVVDTITPSDGVVMGFGLIDGRHVCVVGEDFTVKGGSHGVINARKKLHAIQMARRERVPLIWLLDGAGARGQELMNDGLPDVTHFLEQARLSGTAPQIGLVLGPCAGDSALVAAGSEFVVMRKDTSMMAAGGPPVVKAATGIEVTKEELGGSSIHTRLSGVADNEAETDEKALDLARSFLSYLPGNAWSWPERGVPAEPEKIDINEIVPVQKRRAYDMKLLIRGIVDDGSFLEIKPEYARMMITGFARMDGHPVGVIANQPMVHAGAITTAAAKKAQHFVELCSAYHVPLVFLEDVPGVMTGPQAEKAGTLRAGLSLVNSLAWSEVPKVTIVIRKAFGFAACAMAGWGGEQSYVAAWPTADFASLPVSGGVAAAFKREIEAAPDPIQAQLDIEARYAGGTGPYNAAARFTVHDVIVPEETRGRILHALSLARSRRTQQPAPVAKYGVAP; from the coding sequence ATGAACAAGAGCACTTCTCCAATTGCGCCTGCGAAAACCCAGTCCATGCAGGATTTGATCGCCGAGCATTCTGCCTGGACGGCGAAAGCTGTATCAAGCGGCGGTGAGGAGCGCATTGCCCGGCAGCATGCGCTTGGAAAACTGACCGTGCGCGAGCGGATCGATTACCTGCTTGATGACGGCTCATTCCGGGAATATGGCCGATTTGCATCGCATTATACTTCCGAGATTCCGGTCGTAGACACGATCACCCCGTCGGACGGTGTCGTCATGGGGTTTGGTCTGATTGACGGCCGTCACGTATGCGTCGTTGGCGAGGATTTTACCGTCAAAGGCGGGTCACATGGCGTGATCAACGCCCGCAAAAAATTGCACGCGATCCAAATGGCGCGTCGCGAACGCGTTCCGCTTATTTGGCTGCTCGATGGCGCAGGCGCGCGCGGGCAGGAACTGATGAATGACGGTCTGCCTGATGTGACCCATTTTCTTGAGCAGGCACGCCTGTCCGGCACGGCCCCGCAAATCGGTTTGGTTCTGGGCCCTTGCGCCGGAGACAGCGCCCTGGTTGCCGCAGGCAGCGAATTCGTTGTGATGCGCAAGGACACCTCGATGATGGCGGCAGGTGGTCCTCCGGTCGTCAAAGCGGCGACTGGCATCGAAGTGACAAAGGAAGAACTGGGCGGAAGTTCGATCCACACCCGTCTTTCAGGCGTTGCAGACAACGAGGCCGAGACAGACGAGAAAGCCTTGGATCTTGCGCGCAGTTTTCTGTCCTACCTTCCAGGGAACGCATGGTCGTGGCCCGAACGTGGCGTTCCCGCCGAGCCTGAGAAGATCGACATCAATGAGATCGTGCCGGTGCAGAAGAGGCGCGCGTATGACATGAAACTGTTGATCCGGGGCATCGTTGATGATGGCAGTTTCCTTGAAATCAAGCCTGAATACGCGAGAATGATGATCACCGGCTTTGCGCGCATGGATGGTCATCCGGTTGGCGTGATTGCCAACCAACCGATGGTTCATGCCGGGGCCATTACCACGGCGGCGGCCAAGAAGGCTCAGCATTTTGTCGAGCTTTGCTCGGCCTACCACGTTCCGCTCGTCTTTCTGGAAGATGTCCCGGGCGTGATGACCGGCCCCCAGGCGGAAAAAGCAGGGACACTTCGTGCCGGATTGTCGCTTGTCAATTCTCTTGCCTGGTCCGAAGTCCCAAAAGTCACGATCGTCATTCGCAAGGCTTTCGGCTTTGCGGCCTGTGCGATGGCGGGTTGGGGCGGCGAACAAAGCTATGTCGCTGCCTGGCCGACTGCTGACTTCGCTTCTCTTCCCGTGTCAGGCGGGGTGGCTGCAGCCTTTAAGCGTGAGATCGAAGCGGCGCCGGATCCGATTCAGGCGCAACTTGATATCGAGGCACGGTACGCCGGCGGCACGGGTCCATACAACGCTGCAGCGCGTTTTACCGTTCACGACGTCATCGTTCCGGAAGAAACCCGCGGGCGCATACTCCACGCACTGTCACTGGCGCGATCCAGAAGAACCCAACAGCCCGCACCGGTAGCAAAATACGGAGTGGCCCCGTAA
- a CDS encoding AMP-binding protein, whose product MSIVRKDPRVPAREECVVRYLLDRWAEDRPEAPFAVFWKGAVLTYREMRDAAIKTAAGLASLGVEQGDTVIVWLPNGQRCLETWFGINWLGAIYVPINLAYRGRILEHVIENAASTVIVAHADLVDRLEGIDLSTLKSVVIVGGAKRSVGSLEVLPESVLDGDPEAVPPLERPIEPWDTQSIIYTSGTTGPSKGVMSSYAHLWAMSGTDGFKMIKKDDRFLCNLPLFHVGGTIPVMGMLSRGGSVAIIGAFSTNNFWDQIRGTQATSILLLGAMATFIAKRPVSLTDRDHSLRTVIIVPLAEDAEAFSKRFGVTVWTLYNMSEISTQLVSGPNPPRVGICGKPRDGAKVRLVDEHDCEVEPGEVGELIVQAESPWSLNSGYFRDPAGTAKAWRNGWFHTGDSFFVNQDGDWVFFDRKKDAIRRRGENVSSFEVEAEIAAHPAVNEVAVVGVPSEVSEEDILCVVACVEGLNLDPVELIEFLRSRMAHFMVPRYVRIVPALPRTPTEKITKHTLRDEGVTEDTWDRESAGIFIKREKIG is encoded by the coding sequence ATGTCTATTGTTCGAAAAGACCCTAGGGTTCCTGCACGTGAGGAATGCGTCGTTCGCTATCTGCTTGATCGTTGGGCAGAGGATCGTCCTGAAGCACCTTTTGCGGTTTTTTGGAAGGGAGCAGTTCTGACCTATCGCGAAATGCGTGATGCTGCGATCAAGACAGCCGCCGGCCTTGCATCACTGGGCGTCGAGCAGGGCGATACGGTAATTGTCTGGCTTCCAAACGGTCAGCGTTGTTTGGAAACTTGGTTTGGTATCAACTGGCTAGGCGCAATTTACGTTCCGATCAATCTTGCCTATCGCGGTCGCATTTTGGAGCATGTCATCGAAAATGCCGCTTCAACTGTCATCGTTGCACATGCGGATCTTGTTGACCGGCTCGAAGGCATAGACCTTTCAACCCTTAAGTCAGTTGTCATTGTTGGCGGCGCCAAACGGTCTGTTGGTTCGCTGGAAGTATTACCAGAGTCTGTCCTCGATGGCGATCCGGAAGCCGTTCCGCCGCTTGAGCGTCCGATCGAACCATGGGATACCCAGTCCATCATCTACACCTCCGGAACGACGGGGCCGTCTAAAGGCGTTATGTCCAGCTATGCTCATCTTTGGGCCATGTCCGGCACGGACGGGTTTAAGATGATCAAGAAAGATGATCGCTTTCTGTGCAATCTACCATTGTTTCATGTAGGTGGCACCATTCCTGTGATGGGTATGCTGTCCCGCGGCGGTTCGGTCGCCATTATAGGCGCCTTTAGCACCAACAATTTTTGGGATCAGATCCGCGGAACGCAAGCGACATCCATTCTGCTGCTTGGGGCAATGGCAACATTCATTGCAAAGCGCCCCGTGTCTCTCACTGATCGTGATCATTCGCTCCGAACAGTCATCATCGTGCCGCTAGCAGAGGATGCAGAAGCATTCTCCAAGCGGTTCGGCGTCACTGTCTGGACGCTCTACAACATGTCCGAGATTTCGACCCAACTCGTATCCGGCCCCAATCCCCCGCGAGTCGGCATTTGCGGGAAGCCCCGCGATGGGGCCAAGGTTCGGCTTGTCGATGAACACGATTGCGAGGTCGAACCTGGCGAAGTCGGCGAACTTATCGTGCAAGCGGAATCCCCCTGGTCGCTCAATAGTGGCTATTTTCGTGATCCCGCTGGAACGGCAAAAGCGTGGCGAAACGGCTGGTTCCATACCGGCGACTCGTTCTTTGTGAATCAAGACGGAGACTGGGTATTCTTTGACCGTAAGAAAGACGCAATCCGACGCCGAGGTGAAAATGTATCCTCGTTTGAGGTGGAAGCCGAAATCGCAGCGCATCCTGCCGTCAACGAAGTCGCCGTCGTCGGTGTGCCAAGCGAGGTGTCAGAGGAAGACATCCTTTGCGTCGTCGCATGTGTTGAGGGCTTGAACCTAGACCCCGTAGAACTGATCGAGTTTCTACGGTCGCGAATGGCTCATTTCATGGTGCCCCGCTACGTCCGCATCGTTCCGGCATTGCCCCGCACCCCCACAGAAAAAATTACCAAACACACATTACGAGACGAAGGCGTAACAGAAGATACCTGGGATCGTGAAAGTGCGGGAATTTTTATTAAGAGGGAAAAGATTGGTTAG
- a CDS encoding ABC-three component system protein, whose amino-acid sequence MIRHIGSDLESFKTLDFGPGLNVLLADKSDGATDRQSRNGAGKTSFIDIVHFLTGGKAGPDSIFRSDELINSTFDMQMDVGGEEITVERSGAAPSKVYLNGPVEDWPIPPKFDEERGVFTLSNVNWTHSLGAKWFGLDAPPDTDIKFQPTFRSLFSYFARRQSSGAFQSPTQQASMQAVWDQQVAISYLLGMDWTISQGFQGLREKEKVVKSLGKAARSGELGPHFGRAADLRTKLAVVSRRVEQVREQLNSFEVIPEYSALETEASEITRAINALGEENFVDRRLISELDAALKEEEAPDSADLAKLYAEAGVILPELVKRRLDEVESFHQTIIENRRSHLGAEHVSAEKRIEDREAKKQILDARRRQLMEVLQSGGALEQYTAMREELGRAESEVETVRQRLETAEMLESTKADLDTDRNRLSQALRDDIHERNDLLNEAIVSFEDLSQSLYEQAGSLTIDAGSAGPTFEVKIDGQRSKGITNMQIFCFDLMMMELSTNRGRSPGFLIHDSHLFDGVDERQVAKALQVGAERAASCGFQYIVTMNSDAIPSEGFKGGFDINAHVLPTRLTDATEDGGLFGLRF is encoded by the coding sequence ATGATCCGGCACATAGGCAGCGACCTTGAAAGCTTTAAGACCTTGGACTTCGGTCCTGGGCTTAACGTTTTACTGGCTGACAAAAGTGATGGTGCAACGGACCGCCAGTCCCGCAATGGCGCTGGTAAGACAAGCTTTATCGACATTGTGCATTTCTTGACTGGTGGGAAAGCAGGTCCAGACAGCATCTTTCGTTCTGATGAGCTGATCAATTCTACATTTGACATGCAAATGGACGTCGGCGGTGAAGAAATCACGGTTGAGCGTTCAGGCGCGGCCCCCAGTAAGGTCTACTTGAACGGTCCTGTTGAAGATTGGCCGATCCCGCCCAAATTTGATGAAGAAAGAGGAGTATTTACCCTCTCAAATGTGAACTGGACACATTCACTTGGTGCCAAATGGTTCGGTTTGGACGCACCACCAGACACCGACATCAAATTTCAGCCAACATTCAGATCCTTGTTTTCCTATTTCGCCCGCAGGCAATCCAGCGGAGCGTTCCAATCCCCGACCCAGCAAGCCAGCATGCAGGCCGTGTGGGACCAACAAGTTGCGATCTCTTATCTCTTGGGCATGGATTGGACCATCTCTCAGGGTTTCCAAGGTCTGAGAGAAAAGGAAAAGGTTGTAAAGAGCCTGGGTAAGGCCGCGCGATCCGGCGAGCTTGGACCTCACTTTGGTCGCGCAGCTGATTTGCGCACAAAGCTGGCTGTTGTTTCGCGTCGCGTTGAGCAGGTCCGCGAGCAGTTGAACAGTTTCGAAGTCATCCCAGAATATAGCGCACTCGAAACCGAAGCCAGCGAGATCACCCGAGCGATAAATGCTCTTGGAGAGGAAAACTTCGTCGACCGTAGATTGATCAGTGAGCTCGATGCCGCGCTCAAAGAAGAGGAAGCGCCCGACAGCGCTGACCTCGCCAAGCTTTACGCAGAAGCCGGTGTTATTTTGCCCGAATTGGTGAAGCGCCGCTTGGACGAAGTCGAAAGCTTCCACCAAACCATCATAGAAAACCGGCGTTCCCATCTTGGAGCTGAGCACGTCTCCGCTGAAAAACGTATCGAAGACCGTGAAGCCAAAAAACAAATTTTGGATGCCCGTCGTCGCCAGTTGATGGAAGTTTTGCAAAGCGGTGGAGCGCTTGAACAATATACGGCCATGCGTGAAGAGCTTGGACGTGCTGAATCAGAAGTCGAAACAGTTCGCCAACGCTTAGAGACCGCTGAGATGCTCGAAAGCACAAAGGCTGACCTAGATACGGATCGCAACCGACTTTCCCAAGCGCTGCGCGACGATATTCACGAACGTAACGATTTGCTCAATGAGGCCATTGTCTCGTTTGAAGACTTGTCGCAATCCCTCTACGAGCAGGCTGGGAGTCTCACCATAGATGCGGGGTCCGCTGGTCCTACCTTTGAAGTAAAAATAGACGGTCAGCGCAGTAAAGGCATCACCAATATGCAGATTTTCTGCTTTGATTTGATGATGATGGAACTTTCTACAAACCGTGGCCGCTCACCAGGGTTCTTAATCCATGACAGCCACCTTTTTGACGGCGTTGATGAGAGACAAGTGGCCAAAGCGCTTCAAGTGGGTGCTGAACGCGCTGCGAGTTGCGGCTTCCAGTACATTGTGACAATGAACTCTGATGCCATCCCAAGCGAAGGATTTAAGGGTGGATTTGACATCAATGCGCATGTCTTGCCGACCCGACTTACCGATGCCACCGAGGATGGTGGCTTGTTTGGCTTGCGCTTCTAA
- a CDS encoding biotin transporter BioY yields MTTRDIVFVALFSAIMAALAAFPPVTLPLIGVPITAQSLGVMLAGGVLGALRGGLAVILFLILVAIGLPLLAGGRGGFGVFLGPTGGYLIGWIVAAIVIGYMMERYWIGLNYLKASAGCLIGGVVVLYAIGVPWSAVVVKIPVSTALIGSLPFIPGDVVKALIAAAVVMIVKRSYPIIQPKAAVPH; encoded by the coding sequence ATGACCACACGAGACATCGTCTTTGTCGCATTATTCTCTGCCATTATGGCAGCTCTTGCTGCATTTCCGCCCGTCACCCTCCCGCTCATTGGCGTGCCGATCACAGCCCAATCGTTGGGTGTCATGTTGGCTGGCGGTGTATTGGGCGCCCTTCGCGGGGGCCTCGCAGTTATCCTTTTCCTTATCTTAGTCGCTATCGGCCTTCCGCTTCTCGCCGGCGGCCGCGGCGGCTTCGGGGTGTTTCTCGGCCCGACCGGCGGCTATCTAATCGGTTGGATCGTTGCGGCAATCGTAATCGGCTACATGATGGAACGTTACTGGATTGGGCTGAACTATCTCAAAGCCAGCGCTGGCTGTCTCATTGGCGGCGTTGTGGTTCTCTACGCCATTGGCGTTCCATGGAGCGCGGTTGTGGTCAAGATTCCCGTCTCCACTGCCCTCATCGGCTCGTTGCCATTCATTCCTGGCGATGTGGTGAAGGCTCTGATTGCGGCAGCGGTCGTAATGATCGTAAAACGGTCCTATCCGATCATTCAGCCCAAAGCCGCCGTACCTCATTGA
- a CDS encoding energy-coupling factor transporter transmembrane component T family protein, translating into MLTDLYVFGTSPMHRARPARKVLGLVVYCTVVFLVESPLFLALAGTLVAIGYITAGLQPRHVYQALRPALWLLSIIFVAQVFLMDVLFALFVVGRFAALIFAASLVTYTTTTSEFVDGIRVALNRTPSWVPKDKIALAISLCLRFIPLIRSVLEEVRQAQRARGLDRRPLALLVPLVIRTLKTADEVAEAIHARSFD; encoded by the coding sequence ATGCTGACAGATCTCTACGTCTTCGGAACCAGCCCAATGCATCGGGCAAGGCCCGCTCGTAAGGTGTTGGGGCTGGTTGTCTATTGCACGGTCGTATTTCTTGTCGAAAGTCCGCTGTTCCTCGCTCTTGCGGGCACGCTCGTTGCAATTGGCTACATCACAGCGGGGCTGCAACCTCGTCATGTATATCAGGCTCTGCGCCCTGCCCTATGGCTGCTTAGCATAATCTTCGTGGCTCAGGTATTTCTGATGGATGTCTTGTTCGCACTGTTCGTGGTGGGGCGGTTCGCGGCACTGATTTTCGCTGCCTCCCTTGTCACCTACACAACGACAACCAGTGAATTCGTTGATGGAATTCGTGTCGCGCTCAATCGTACACCATCATGGGTGCCCAAAGATAAAATAGCACTGGCGATATCTTTATGCCTGCGGTTCATTCCTCTCATTCGATCCGTTCTGGAGGAGGTTCGCCAAGCACAACGTGCGAGAGGATTAGATCGAAGGCCGCTTGCTCTTCTCGTGCCGCTGGTGATCCGCACGCTCAAGACCGCAGACGAGGTGGCCGAAGCGATCCACGCGCGATCCTTCGACTGA
- a CDS encoding energy-coupling factor ABC transporter ATP-binding protein, translating to MSSLTFHDVSVVKGEAAILSGISIALSERRVAIIGRNGSGKSTFARLFNGIETPSRGEIHIDGVAGSRTLRRNVGFVFQNPDNQIVYPIVGEDIEFGLKNLKLPPAEREKRIVAILDQLSLHHLRDQMTHKLSGGEKQLIALAGVLVMQPKWIVMDEPTTLLDHWNKNRFMRILNSLRQNVIMVSHDHDLLSGFDRVLHIDNGKLVDDGVPATVIPSYLKRSKC from the coding sequence ATGTCGTCGCTCACGTTTCACGATGTCAGTGTTGTAAAGGGCGAGGCAGCAATCTTGTCCGGCATCAGCATTGCGCTGAGCGAACGAAGGGTTGCGATCATTGGCCGCAATGGATCCGGCAAAAGCACCTTCGCCCGCCTCTTTAACGGTATTGAAACACCGAGCCGAGGAGAGATTCATATAGACGGCGTTGCCGGATCGCGAACCCTTCGAAGGAATGTAGGGTTTGTATTCCAAAACCCGGATAATCAGATCGTCTATCCCATTGTCGGCGAGGATATTGAATTTGGTCTGAAAAACCTGAAGCTGCCTCCTGCGGAACGTGAAAAGCGCATAGTGGCGATCCTAGACCAGCTAAGCCTGCACCACCTTCGTGACCAGATGACACACAAACTGAGCGGTGGCGAAAAACAGCTGATTGCCTTGGCCGGCGTTTTGGTCATGCAACCAAAATGGATCGTTATGGATGAACCAACCACCCTTCTTGATCACTGGAACAAAAACCGTTTCATGCGAATCCTGAACAGTTTGAGGCAGAATGTGATCATGGTTTCGCACGACCACGATCTGCTCTCGGGCTTCGACCGTGTCCTGCACATCGACAATGGTAAATTAGTTGATGATGGCGTCCCTGCCACGGTGATCCCCAGCTATCTCAAGCGGTCGAAATGCTGA
- a CDS encoding acetyl-CoA carboxylase biotin carboxyl carrier protein subunit: MIEITSEMAGAIVALNFGPGDKVSPGDELVVMESMKMEMPVLSPASGTVSSVSVAEGDVVQAEQVLMTIA, translated from the coding sequence ATGATAGAGATTACGTCTGAGATGGCAGGGGCGATTGTCGCCCTGAATTTTGGCCCCGGCGATAAGGTTTCGCCGGGTGATGAGCTTGTCGTTATGGAATCCATGAAAATGGAAATGCCGGTGCTTTCGCCCGCCTCGGGGACGGTTTCATCCGTCTCCGTCGCCGAAGGAGACGTTGTCCAGGCGGAGCAGGTCTTGATGACCATCGCCTAG